A single region of the Winslowiella toletana genome encodes:
- a CDS encoding ABC transporter ATP-binding protein has translation MAFAAATEQGNGLALNIHQISHQFWLENESLPVLQQVSLEIKPGEFVALLGPSGCGKSTLLRLVAGLDLPTEGEIFEDDTPLTGPHPSRVVVFQDPTLYPWRTVRDNVALGLQAQGKRDASVRQRIDSVLERVGLTQFANAWPRQLSGGMAQRAALARALVNKPRLLILDEPLGKLDSLTRIRMQRELVSLWQEQRFTTLMVTHDVEEALLMANRVVIFSARPAKILEVIHVDVPFPRRRNDPQLIALRTRALAQLGAELNEEQN, from the coding sequence ATGGCGTTTGCAGCCGCGACAGAGCAGGGGAATGGACTGGCATTAAATATTCATCAAATCAGCCATCAGTTTTGGTTGGAAAATGAGAGTCTGCCGGTGTTACAGCAGGTCTCTCTGGAGATAAAACCCGGCGAGTTTGTGGCGTTGCTGGGGCCTTCTGGCTGCGGTAAGTCTACACTGCTGCGGCTGGTTGCCGGGCTGGACTTACCAACTGAAGGTGAGATCTTTGAAGATGATACTCCACTTACCGGTCCGCATCCCTCACGGGTGGTGGTATTTCAGGATCCAACGCTCTATCCGTGGCGTACGGTGCGCGATAACGTGGCGTTGGGATTACAGGCGCAGGGAAAGCGCGATGCCAGCGTCCGCCAGCGTATAGACAGCGTGCTGGAGCGCGTCGGATTGACGCAATTTGCCAATGCCTGGCCGCGACAGCTTTCCGGTGGCATGGCGCAGCGCGCCGCACTGGCACGGGCGTTGGTCAATAAGCCACGACTGTTAATTCTTGACGAACCGCTGGGTAAGCTCGATTCATTAACCCGCATTCGCATGCAGCGTGAACTGGTCAGCCTGTGGCAGGAGCAGCGTTTCACTACGCTGATGGTGACTCATGATGTCGAAGAAGCACTGTTAATGGCCAACCGGGTGGTGATATTCAGTGCGCGCCCGGCGAAAATTCTGGAAGTGATCCACGTCGACGTGCCTTTTCCGCGGCGGCGTAACGATCCACAACTGATTGCCTTGCGAACCCGTGCGCTGGCACAACTGGGCGCGGAACTGAATGAGGAACAGAATTAA
- a CDS encoding RrF2 family transcriptional regulator produces MLDYRFPTALQMVLSVAMAEQLGKRSTSAVLAYGLEANPSFIRKLMVPLTRDGIIVSTLGRTGSIHLGRPAEQITLRDIYLSVIEDKRIWASRPDVPARCVVSANACWYFKAIADEAEQASLEVLARRTVADALAELKKADTSGCMDCPEPELITDGKKTGR; encoded by the coding sequence ATGTTAGATTATCGCTTCCCGACAGCGCTGCAGATGGTTCTCAGCGTAGCGATGGCGGAGCAACTGGGTAAACGCTCGACCAGCGCCGTTCTGGCTTATGGCCTTGAGGCTAACCCTAGCTTTATCCGTAAGCTGATGGTTCCGTTAACCCGTGACGGCATCATCGTCTCAACGCTTGGCCGCACCGGCTCGATTCATCTTGGCCGTCCGGCAGAGCAGATCACGTTGCGCGATATTTACCTCTCAGTTATTGAAGATAAGCGCATCTGGGCATCGCGCCCGGACGTGCCGGCTCGCTGTGTCGTCAGTGCCAATGCTTGCTGGTATTTTAAGGCGATTGCTGACGAAGCCGAGCAGGCTTCGCTTGAGGTGCTGGCGCGTCGTACCGTAGCCGATGCCTTAGCTGAACTGAAAAAAGCCGATACCAGCGGCTGTATGGACTGCCCCGAGCCAGAACTCATCACTGATGGCAAGAAAACGGGCCGTTAG
- a CDS encoding LuxR C-terminal-related transcriptional regulator translates to MLAFIESQYPDVTIRLSGRKVKQIDVLMVGLDRVSLSTARCYSHRLAARSRVLMIHDDCNARQSSIPFSLRQHNLIHMHRKQTLSEFSAIISKILGSVTGNGSRTILTIIDKKSANISILTPQEKVLVDHMRVNTQLKEIACQMALNPKTISTYKRSIMQKLDMQKNLEFYHWLLYSNN, encoded by the coding sequence GTGCTGGCGTTTATAGAGAGTCAATATCCCGATGTTACCATCAGATTGTCCGGAAGAAAGGTAAAGCAGATTGATGTTCTGATGGTCGGGCTTGATCGCGTCTCACTCAGTACCGCCAGATGTTACAGTCATCGGTTGGCAGCGCGCAGCAGGGTGCTGATGATTCATGATGATTGTAATGCCAGACAGAGTAGTATTCCGTTTTCTTTACGACAGCATAATTTAATTCATATGCACCGAAAGCAAACGTTAAGTGAGTTTTCCGCCATTATCAGTAAAATTTTAGGATCGGTCACCGGTAACGGCAGCAGGACAATACTGACTATTATTGATAAAAAATCTGCCAATATCAGTATACTGACGCCACAAGAAAAGGTATTAGTCGATCATATGCGGGTGAATACGCAGCTGAAAGAAATCGCCTGCCAGATGGCATTAAATCCTAAAACAATCAGCACTTACAAGCGCTCAATTATGCAAAAGCTGGATATGCAGAAAAATCTGGAGTTCTACCATTGGCTACTTTATTCAAATAACTAA
- a CDS encoding PLP-dependent cysteine synthase family protein — protein MSSEIHHSIADLVGRTPLLTLHGLINHHQLAAEVIAKLEYFNPNHSIKDRTALAMVEQAERSGKLKPGDTLVETTSGNTGIGLAAIAAAKGYKFRVYINDYVSLERTKLVRAFGGEVIKFSEVEHFSEILEASDGDFVAATKWLENNVIAKLPDHYFTAQLENPANPDIHRTTTGPEIWQQTAGQLDIVIAAVGTGGTVSGVGQFFRQQNPAVQIIAVEPGINSRPSAENPDPLEITGVHQFTDIAPERIPPTMNSDIYHEALAVETWQAYQAAREVAQTDGILIGESSGAVLHAAKIVASRPENEGKKIVVILADSGLTYLSTDLFNTDVSIEQLKTARAQLADG, from the coding sequence ATGAGCAGTGAAATTCATCATTCGATAGCCGACCTGGTCGGCAGAACGCCATTATTAACGCTGCATGGATTGATCAATCATCATCAGCTGGCAGCGGAGGTGATTGCCAAGCTGGAATATTTTAATCCCAATCACAGTATTAAAGATCGCACTGCGCTGGCAATGGTGGAACAGGCCGAGCGGAGCGGAAAATTAAAACCCGGCGATACGCTGGTCGAAACCACCAGCGGTAATACCGGTATTGGTCTGGCGGCTATCGCTGCGGCAAAAGGCTACAAATTCCGCGTCTATATTAATGACTATGTCAGTCTGGAAAGAACAAAGCTGGTCAGGGCTTTTGGCGGCGAAGTAATTAAGTTTAGTGAGGTAGAACACTTTAGCGAGATACTGGAAGCCAGCGACGGCGACTTTGTTGCGGCCACAAAATGGCTGGAAAATAATGTTATCGCCAAATTACCCGATCATTATTTCACCGCTCAGTTAGAAAATCCCGCCAATCCTGATATTCACCGTACTACCACCGGGCCGGAAATCTGGCAGCAGACTGCTGGTCAGCTGGATATTGTCATCGCTGCCGTGGGAACTGGCGGCACGGTATCGGGTGTAGGCCAGTTTTTCAGGCAGCAAAATCCGGCGGTGCAGATTATTGCCGTTGAGCCGGGGATTAATTCGCGCCCGAGCGCAGAAAATCCCGATCCGCTGGAAATCACTGGTGTACATCAGTTTACCGATATCGCCCCCGAGCGTATTCCGCCAACCATGAATAGCGATATTTACCATGAGGCGCTGGCGGTCGAAACCTGGCAGGCGTATCAGGCTGCACGCGAAGTGGCGCAGACCGACGGTATTCTGATTGGAGAATCGTCGGGAGCGGTCCTGCATGCGGCAAAAATCGTTGCCAGCCGTCCGGAAAACGAAGGCAAGAAGATCGTGGTGATCCTTGCCGACAGCGGATTGACCTATTTATCCACCGACTTGTTTAATACCGATGTCAGCATTGAGCAGTTAAAAACCGCAAGGGCACAACTGGCCGATGGCTAA
- a CDS encoding ABC transporter substrate-binding protein gives MQGNHYSLSRRHFMRNLGLLGAGLSTSSLLPSTVLAQDNSLTTVKLAWGQTAVCQSPISVALKQGFFKKYGLNVEPVNFSGPTDALLQAIATGQADGGIGMALRWLKPLEQGFDVDLTVGTHGGCMRLLTPENSGINSVKDLVGKSVAVTDQASPIRNFFAIQLAKLGIDPDKQVNWLQYPADLFGEALRKGEVQALATDDPQGWLLKQQHQLVEVDNNLNGEYANLTCCVLGLRGSLVRDNPAVAQAITQAIVDAQQWTAQHPAETAKIFAPFVPGSVPVEDITAMLSEHTHGHHSTGAQLRKEVAIYVNELKTINVIRPETDAQRFADHYVPELLPAGEHQHHAA, from the coding sequence ATGCAAGGCAATCACTATTCACTTTCAAGACGCCATTTTATGCGTAACCTGGGATTATTAGGCGCAGGTCTCAGTACCAGTTCACTGTTACCTTCCACGGTGCTGGCGCAAGATAACTCACTGACTACGGTGAAGCTGGCATGGGGACAAACTGCAGTCTGTCAGTCGCCAATTTCTGTGGCGCTCAAGCAGGGCTTCTTTAAGAAATATGGTCTGAATGTCGAGCCGGTTAATTTTAGCGGCCCTACCGATGCATTATTACAGGCGATTGCCACCGGGCAGGCCGACGGCGGTATTGGTATGGCGTTACGTTGGCTGAAACCGCTGGAACAAGGATTTGATGTCGACCTGACTGTCGGCACCCACGGTGGCTGCATGCGGCTGTTGACACCGGAAAATTCCGGCATCAATAGCGTAAAAGATTTGGTGGGAAAATCAGTGGCGGTGACCGATCAGGCCAGCCCGATTCGCAATTTCTTTGCCATTCAGTTGGCGAAACTGGGTATTGACCCGGATAAGCAGGTGAACTGGCTGCAATATCCTGCCGATCTGTTCGGCGAGGCGCTGCGCAAAGGTGAAGTCCAGGCGCTGGCAACTGACGACCCACAGGGTTGGCTGTTGAAGCAGCAGCATCAACTGGTGGAGGTCGATAATAATCTTAACGGTGAATACGCCAACCTCACCTGCTGCGTACTCGGACTGCGCGGTTCGCTGGTGCGCGATAATCCAGCAGTTGCGCAAGCCATTACTCAGGCGATTGTCGATGCCCAGCAGTGGACGGCACAACACCCGGCGGAAACGGCGAAAATTTTTGCGCCGTTTGTGCCGGGTTCAGTGCCGGTCGAGGATATCACCGCAATGCTGAGCGAACATACTCATGGTCATCACTCTACCGGCGCGCAGCTGCGTAAAGAAGTGGCAATTTACGTTAATGAGCTGAAAACCATTAATGTGATTCGCCCGGAGACCGATGCACAACGCTTTGCCGACCACTATGTGCCTGAGTTGCTGCCTGCGGGTGAGCATCAGCATCATGCTGCGTAA